The Henckelia pumila isolate YLH828 unplaced genomic scaffold, ASM3356847v2 CTG_461:::fragment_3, whole genome shotgun sequence genome window below encodes:
- the LOC140872000 gene encoding uncharacterized protein, translating to MALLKLQNQIPPAVGINWSQIWNLNVPGKIQNFIWRSLSNVLPTMKSLRHRRIEIPEWCPLCRHEEEDGLHALVSCSLVRNIWHLTSIGSYIGSAISLPDWWQNLTTTRDSSDIEMAAILMWNIWQNRNDVVWNGKSKPAALIFSSAMSVHSQWVASRNRPIPRSPHPIQQ from the coding sequence ATGGCTCTTCTAAAGCTTCAAAACCAAATACCTCCAGCTGTGGGTATAAATTGGAGCCAGATTTGGAACTTAAACGTCCCAGGGAAGATTCAGAATTTCATCTGGAGAAGCTTATCCAATGTCTTGCCAACTATGAAGTCACTTCGTCATCGAAGAATTGAGATCCCGGAGTGGTGCCCTCTATGTCGTCATGAAGAAGAAGATGGATTGCATGCCCTGGTATCTTGCTCTCTCGTCAGAAACATTTGGCATCTTACTTCGATCGGAAGCTATATTGGATCAGCAATTTCCCTGCCTGATTGGTGGCAGAACCTCACAACCACTCGAGATTCATCTGATATTGAAATGGCAGCAATCTTAATGTGGAATATCTGGCAAAATCGAAATGATGTGGTTTGGAATGGCAAGAGCAAACCAGCTGCTCTTATTTTCTCTTCCGCCATGTCCGTACATTCTCAATGGGTTGCATCTCGTAACCGT